Proteins encoded together in one Kutzneria kofuensis window:
- a CDS encoding TIGR01777 family oxidoreductase, with product MKIVLPGGTGHIGGFLGRTLRDKGHEVVVLSRRPGHVWWDGRTQGPWAAELDGADAVINLAGRSVSCRYTAANLREMMNSRVDSTRAVAVAIERASNPPRTWLQMSTATIYAHSFDVANDEATGIIGGNEPGVPRYWEYSVRIAKAWEEAQRAADTPNTRKVALRTAIVMSPDHGGAFDVLRRLARLGLGGPVAGGRQYVSWIHEHDFVRAVEFLLAIELTGPVNLAAPSPLPHRDFMRTLRAASGRLIGLPATKWMAEIGAFALRSDTELLLKSRRVVPGELTRAGFEFDFPDWSEAAYDLAARA from the coding sequence GTGAAGATCGTGCTGCCCGGCGGGACGGGCCACATCGGCGGGTTCCTGGGCCGGACGCTGCGGGACAAGGGCCACGAGGTGGTGGTGCTGAGCCGACGGCCGGGCCACGTGTGGTGGGACGGGCGCACCCAGGGGCCCTGGGCGGCGGAGCTGGACGGGGCCGACGCGGTGATCAACCTGGCCGGACGCAGCGTGAGCTGCCGGTACACGGCGGCGAACCTGCGGGAGATGATGAACTCCCGGGTCGACTCGACGCGGGCGGTGGCCGTGGCGATCGAGCGGGCGAGCAACCCGCCGAGGACGTGGCTGCAGATGAGCACGGCGACGATCTACGCCCACAGCTTCGACGTCGCCAACGACGAGGCCACGGGGATCATCGGCGGCAACGAACCGGGCGTCCCACGGTACTGGGAGTACAGCGTCCGGATCGCGAAGGCGTGGGAGGAGGCGCAGCGCGCGGCCGACACGCCGAACACCCGCAAGGTGGCGCTGCGCACGGCGATCGTGATGAGCCCCGACCACGGCGGCGCCTTCGACGTGCTGCGACGGTTGGCGCGGCTCGGCCTTGGCGGCCCGGTGGCGGGCGGGCGGCAGTACGTCTCCTGGATCCACGAGCACGACTTCGTGCGCGCGGTCGAGTTCCTGCTCGCAATCGAACTGACCGGTCCGGTCAACCTCGCCGCGCCGAGCCCGTTGCCGCACAGGGACTTCATGCGCACCCTGCGCGCTGCGAGCGGACGGCTGATCGGCCTGCCGGCGACGAAGTGGATGGCCGAGATCGGGGCGTTCGCGCTCCGTAGCGACACCGAACTGCTGCTCAAGAGCCGGCGCGTGGTCCCCGGAGAACTCACCCGAGCCGGCTTCGAGTTCGACTTCCCGGACTGGTCCGAAGCCGCCTACGACCTGGCCGCACGAGCCTAG
- a CDS encoding methyltransferase domain-containing protein, protein MRNDTAQYDRLAGQWWLPDGAFAMLHWLAAARGALVPLAERPGALLVDLGCGGGLLAPHVAARGYTHIGVDVVDSALRQARAHGIVPIKGDVLHLPLGDGCADVVVAGEILEHVADLDAAVAQACRLLRPGGRLVLDTLADTALARFLAVTVAERVPGLVPRGIHDPALFVNRERLVRLCAEAGVRLSLRGIRPSVPQLVRWLPRRRGRVEMVPSASTAVLFQGWGVFQGPGD, encoded by the coding sequence GTGCGCAACGACACGGCGCAGTACGACCGGCTCGCCGGGCAGTGGTGGCTGCCGGACGGGGCGTTCGCGATGCTGCACTGGCTCGCGGCCGCCCGGGGAGCGCTTGTGCCACTCGCGGAGCGACCTGGGGCGTTGCTCGTCGATCTCGGCTGCGGCGGCGGGCTGCTCGCGCCGCACGTGGCCGCGCGCGGATACACCCACATCGGCGTCGACGTCGTCGACAGCGCCCTGCGGCAGGCCCGGGCACACGGCATCGTGCCGATCAAGGGTGACGTGCTTCACCTACCTTTGGGTGACGGGTGCGCCGACGTCGTCGTCGCGGGGGAGATCCTGGAGCACGTGGCCGACCTGGACGCCGCCGTGGCGCAGGCGTGCCGGCTGCTCCGACCGGGTGGACGGCTGGTGTTGGACACCCTCGCCGACACCGCCCTGGCCCGCTTCCTCGCCGTCACCGTCGCGGAGCGGGTGCCGGGCCTGGTGCCGCGGGGCATCCACGACCCGGCGCTGTTCGTGAACCGCGAACGCCTGGTCCGGCTGTGCGCGGAGGCCGGTGTGCGGCTCTCGTTACGGGGTATTCGTCCATCCGTGCCGCAGCTCGTCCGGTGGCTGCCGCGCCGGAGGGGCAGGGTGGAGATGGTGCCGTCGGCGTCGACGGCGGTGTTGTTCCAGGGTTGGGGCGTGTTCCAGGGGCCGGGGGATTAA
- a CDS encoding SDR family oxidoreductase: MSLAGRRIVVIGGSSGMGLATARAATAAGASVTIASSRAVRLDAALAELPDTCDGFVTDARDEADVAALFERVGALDHLVYTAGDTPDQRPLPNLPLDEARRLFDVRFWGVVAAVKHAAPRIRPGGSIVLTSGIIGVRPTPGAALAAASVAAIEGLARGLAVDLAPIRVNTVRPGPVHTPMWDGIPQPQLDAMVATFTERTLTKAIGEADQIAATNLYLMENGFVTGAVLTVDGGFILAPS; this comes from the coding sequence ATGTCTCTGGCTGGCCGACGCATCGTCGTCATCGGCGGCAGTTCGGGTATGGGGCTGGCAACGGCCCGTGCCGCGACGGCGGCGGGCGCGTCCGTCACGATCGCGTCGAGCCGAGCGGTGCGGCTGGATGCGGCTCTGGCCGAACTGCCGGACACCTGCGACGGGTTCGTCACCGACGCGCGCGACGAGGCGGACGTCGCCGCCCTGTTCGAGCGTGTCGGCGCCCTGGATCACCTCGTGTACACCGCGGGTGACACGCCGGATCAGCGGCCGTTGCCGAACCTGCCGCTCGATGAGGCCCGGCGCCTGTTCGACGTCCGCTTCTGGGGTGTGGTCGCCGCGGTCAAACACGCGGCGCCCCGCATCAGGCCGGGCGGTTCCATCGTGCTGACATCCGGGATCATCGGCGTCCGCCCGACGCCCGGTGCGGCGCTCGCGGCCGCCTCGGTCGCCGCCATCGAGGGATTGGCCCGTGGCCTGGCCGTCGATCTGGCCCCGATCCGCGTCAACACGGTCCGCCCGGGCCCGGTCCACACGCCGATGTGGGACGGCATTCCGCAGCCGCAACTCGACGCGATGGTCGCCACGTTCACGGAACGAACGCTGACCAAGGCGATCGGCGAGGCGGATCAGATCGCCGCGACGAACCTGTACCTCATGGAGAACGGTTTCGTCACCGGCGCCGTGCTCACCGTCGACGGAGGCTTCATCCTGGCCCCGAGCTGA
- the glgX gene encoding glycogen debranching protein GlgX, which produces MRPWPGTSYPLGASYDGAGTNFALFSEVAEFVDLCLFEADGTETVVRLPEVDGFVHHGYLPGIGPGQRYGYRVHGPYDPANGLRCNPNKLLIDPYAKAVDGGVDWDESLFGYRFDNPDERNDADSAPHLPKSVVINPFFDWADDRRPRTPYHETVIYEAHVRGTTINHPFIPEDLRGTYSGLAHPVMIEHFTRLGVTAVELMPVHQFVDDHHLTQRGLSNYWGYNTIAFLAPHNRYASQGALGNQVQEFKAMVRSLHDAGIEVILDVVYNHTAEGNHMGPTLSMRGIDNAAYYRLVDDDPRYYMDYTGTGNSLNARNPHTLQLIMDSLRYWVTEMHVDGFRFDLAATLAREFYDVDRLSAFFDIVQQDPVVSQVKLIAEPWDVGPGGYQVGNFPPLWTEWNGQFRDTVRDFWRGEAGTLGEFASRITGSSDLYQDDGRRPFASINFVTAHDGFTLNDLVSYNDKHNEANGEGGNDGANDNRSWNCGAEGPTEDPAVLALRAKQRRNFLATLFLSQGVPMLLHGDEMGRTQHGNNNVYCQDNETSWIDWSLAKDNADLIEFTGRLAALRAEHPVFRRRKFFQGRPLRRGDDRRDIAWFAPSGEEMTEADWDTDFGRCVSVFLNGDAMDELDRRGEWVTDDSFLLCFNAHYEEVDFRIPDGEYGSNWRVVVDTSVESNAEPATELEGGSMLPVPARSLVVLQRSSE; this is translated from the coding sequence ATGCGTCCGTGGCCGGGCACCTCCTACCCGCTCGGCGCCTCGTACGACGGCGCCGGCACGAACTTCGCGTTGTTCTCGGAGGTTGCTGAGTTCGTCGATCTGTGTCTGTTCGAGGCGGACGGCACGGAGACCGTGGTGCGACTGCCGGAGGTGGACGGTTTCGTGCACCACGGCTACCTGCCGGGCATCGGCCCCGGGCAGCGCTACGGCTACCGCGTGCACGGGCCGTACGATCCGGCCAACGGCCTGCGCTGCAATCCGAACAAGCTGCTCATCGACCCGTACGCGAAGGCCGTGGACGGCGGCGTCGACTGGGACGAGTCGCTGTTCGGCTACCGGTTCGACAACCCGGACGAGCGCAACGACGCCGACTCGGCGCCGCACCTGCCCAAGTCGGTGGTGATCAACCCCTTCTTCGACTGGGCCGACGACCGCCGGCCACGCACCCCGTACCACGAGACCGTGATCTACGAGGCGCACGTCCGGGGCACCACGATCAACCACCCGTTCATCCCCGAGGACCTGCGCGGCACCTACTCGGGCCTGGCCCACCCGGTGATGATCGAGCACTTCACCCGGCTCGGGGTGACGGCGGTCGAGCTGATGCCGGTGCACCAGTTCGTCGACGACCACCACCTCACCCAGCGTGGCCTGAGCAACTACTGGGGTTACAACACGATCGCCTTCCTGGCCCCGCACAACCGGTACGCCTCGCAGGGCGCGCTGGGCAACCAGGTGCAGGAGTTCAAGGCGATGGTGCGGTCGCTGCACGACGCCGGCATCGAGGTCATCCTCGACGTGGTCTACAACCACACCGCCGAGGGCAACCACATGGGCCCGACGCTGTCCATGCGCGGCATCGACAACGCCGCGTACTACCGGCTGGTCGACGACGACCCCCGCTACTACATGGACTACACCGGCACCGGCAACTCGCTCAACGCGCGCAACCCGCACACGCTGCAGCTGATCATGGACTCGCTGCGGTACTGGGTGACCGAGATGCACGTGGACGGTTTCCGCTTCGATCTGGCGGCTACCCTGGCCCGTGAGTTCTACGACGTTGATCGACTGTCGGCCTTCTTCGACATCGTGCAGCAGGACCCGGTGGTCAGTCAGGTGAAGCTGATCGCGGAGCCGTGGGACGTCGGTCCCGGTGGCTATCAGGTGGGCAACTTCCCTCCCCTGTGGACGGAGTGGAACGGCCAGTTCCGGGACACCGTGCGGGACTTCTGGCGCGGCGAGGCCGGCACGCTCGGCGAGTTCGCCTCGCGCATCACCGGCTCCTCCGACCTGTACCAGGACGACGGCCGGCGGCCGTTCGCCTCGATCAACTTCGTCACCGCGCACGACGGTTTCACCCTCAACGACCTGGTGTCGTACAACGACAAGCACAACGAGGCCAACGGCGAGGGCGGCAACGACGGGGCCAACGACAACCGGTCCTGGAACTGCGGCGCGGAGGGTCCGACCGAGGACCCGGCGGTGCTGGCGCTGCGGGCCAAGCAGCGGCGCAACTTCCTGGCCACCCTGTTCCTGTCCCAGGGCGTGCCGATGCTGCTGCACGGCGACGAGATGGGCCGGACCCAGCACGGCAACAACAACGTGTACTGCCAGGACAACGAGACGTCCTGGATCGACTGGTCGCTGGCCAAGGACAACGCCGACCTGATCGAGTTCACCGGGCGGCTGGCCGCGCTGCGGGCCGAGCACCCGGTGTTCCGGCGGCGCAAGTTCTTCCAGGGCCGGCCGCTGCGCCGGGGCGACGACCGGCGGGACATCGCCTGGTTCGCGCCGTCGGGCGAGGAGATGACCGAGGCCGACTGGGACACCGACTTCGGCCGCTGCGTCAGCGTCTTCCTCAACGGCGACGCGATGGACGAGCTGGACCGGCGGGGCGAGTGGGTCACCGACGACTCGTTCCTGCTGTGCTTCAACGCCCACTACGAAGAGGTCGACTTCCGGATCCCGGACGGCGAGTACGGCAGCAACTGGCGGGTCGTGGTGGACACGTCGGTCGAGTCGAACGCGGAGCCGGCCACCGAACTGGAGGGCGGCTCCATGCTGCCGGTGCCGGCCCGGTCGCTGGTCGTCCTGCAGCGGAGTTCCGAATGA
- a CDS encoding TetR family transcriptional regulator: MPRWDPRAQDRLRAAALELFVEHGYENTTVTQITERAGLTRRTFSRYFTDKRDVLFAGSEQLPGAVSDAVRRADAALPPFQALLAALVDTGALFADLVPHAAQRRAVIASSPELQERERTKLAAVTEALAEALRQRGAAASRAKLLAQVGIAVFQTAFERWTDQPEQADFAARVHEVATELAASLDPAAGSATQPANP; this comes from the coding sequence ATGCCGCGGTGGGACCCGAGAGCTCAGGACCGGCTTCGTGCCGCCGCGCTGGAGCTGTTCGTCGAGCACGGGTACGAGAACACCACCGTCACGCAGATCACCGAACGGGCCGGCCTGACCCGTCGCACGTTCTCCCGCTACTTCACCGACAAGCGCGATGTGCTGTTCGCCGGCTCGGAGCAGCTCCCCGGCGCTGTGTCCGACGCCGTCCGGCGCGCCGACGCCGCGCTCCCGCCCTTCCAGGCACTGCTCGCCGCCCTGGTCGACACCGGCGCACTGTTCGCCGACCTGGTTCCGCACGCGGCCCAACGACGCGCGGTCATCGCGTCCAGCCCCGAACTGCAGGAACGCGAGCGAACCAAGCTGGCGGCCGTCACCGAAGCGCTGGCCGAAGCACTACGGCAACGCGGCGCCGCCGCATCGAGAGCGAAACTGCTCGCGCAGGTCGGCATCGCCGTCTTCCAGACCGCGTTCGAGCGGTGGACCGACCAGCCCGAACAGGCGGACTTCGCGGCGCGTGTCCACGAGGTCGCAACCGAGCTCGCCGCCAGCCTGGACCCTGCCGCCGGATCCGCCACGCAGCCGGCGAACCCCTAG
- the treY gene encoding malto-oligosyltrehalose synthase translates to MIPSSTYRIQFGPGMGFARAKQIAGYLQRLGVGALYASPLLQATPGSTHGYDVTDPTATSAGLGGEVGRQALHDRLRELGLGFVVDIVPNHVGISVPQANPWWWDVLRYGRESEHAAKFDIDWSRGPLMVPILGDEHGLEELRLEGDRLVYYEQMFPVAPGTGGGTPQEVHERQHYRLVHWRTANTDLNYRRFFDINTLAAVRVEDPEVFDATHRHVLSWGVDGLRIDHPDGLSDPGGYLRRLRDAAPDTWIVAEKILAVGESLPVSWPVAGTTGYDALREICGVFIDPAGEPESPESLRELERQCRLNVARTLLRAEVRRINALLPFDDEDAVIELLSSFPVYRSYLPEGRDSLEQAAEASPRAAEIAELMLADPHGELATRVQQTSGMVMAKGVEDTAFYRYNRFVALNEVGSDPERFGVSPTEFHVAMQARAAGAPETMTALSTHDTKRAEDVRARLAVLSEVDFETPYRRWSQQKPLPEESLTRLGWQTLVGAYPISGDRLRDYLAKAAKEAKLVTSWVDSNPEADKAIAAWPEDVFGDAALMAEVTGFVERITPAGWSNSLGQKLLQLAGPGVPDVYQGTELWDFSLVDPDNRRPVDFEQRAALLARIDDGWLPEIDESGAAKLLVTSRVLRLRRERPELFTGYRPVPAQGPAADHALAFARGDRLVAVCTRLPIGLASAGGWRDTVLPLPAGEWTDVITGRPVSHAPLLSELLSPYPVALVVRS, encoded by the coding sequence ATGATTCCCTCGTCCACGTACCGGATCCAGTTCGGGCCCGGCATGGGTTTCGCGCGGGCCAAGCAGATCGCGGGCTACCTGCAACGGCTCGGTGTCGGCGCGCTGTACGCGTCGCCGCTGCTGCAGGCGACGCCCGGTTCCACGCACGGCTACGACGTCACCGACCCGACGGCGACATCGGCCGGGCTCGGCGGCGAGGTCGGGCGGCAGGCGCTGCACGACCGGCTGCGCGAGCTGGGCCTGGGCTTCGTCGTCGACATCGTGCCCAACCACGTGGGCATCTCGGTGCCGCAGGCCAACCCGTGGTGGTGGGACGTGCTGCGCTACGGGCGGGAGTCCGAGCACGCCGCCAAGTTCGACATCGACTGGTCGCGCGGGCCGCTGATGGTGCCGATCCTCGGCGACGAGCACGGCCTGGAGGAGCTGCGCCTGGAGGGCGACCGGCTCGTCTACTACGAGCAGATGTTCCCGGTGGCGCCGGGAACCGGGGGCGGCACGCCGCAGGAGGTGCACGAGCGCCAGCACTATCGGCTGGTGCACTGGCGGACCGCCAACACCGACCTCAACTACCGGCGGTTCTTCGACATCAACACGCTGGCGGCGGTGCGCGTCGAGGATCCGGAGGTCTTCGATGCGACGCACCGGCACGTGCTGAGCTGGGGCGTCGACGGCCTGCGTATCGACCACCCGGACGGCCTCTCGGACCCGGGCGGGTACCTGCGCCGGCTGCGGGATGCCGCGCCGGACACGTGGATCGTGGCGGAGAAGATCCTCGCCGTCGGCGAGTCGCTGCCGGTGTCGTGGCCGGTCGCCGGCACCACCGGGTACGACGCGCTGCGCGAGATCTGCGGCGTGTTCATCGACCCGGCCGGTGAGCCGGAGAGCCCGGAATCGTTGCGGGAGCTGGAGAGGCAGTGCCGGCTCAACGTCGCGAGGACGCTGCTGCGGGCGGAGGTGCGGCGGATCAACGCGCTGCTGCCGTTCGACGACGAGGATGCCGTCATCGAGCTCCTGTCGTCGTTCCCGGTGTACCGCAGCTACCTGCCGGAGGGCCGCGACTCGCTGGAGCAGGCGGCCGAGGCGTCGCCGCGGGCGGCGGAGATCGCCGAGCTGATGCTGGCCGATCCGCACGGTGAGCTGGCGACCCGCGTGCAGCAGACGTCCGGCATGGTGATGGCCAAGGGCGTCGAGGACACGGCCTTCTACCGCTACAACCGGTTCGTGGCGCTGAACGAGGTCGGCAGCGACCCGGAGCGGTTCGGCGTGTCGCCGACCGAGTTCCACGTCGCCATGCAGGCCCGCGCGGCCGGCGCGCCGGAGACGATGACGGCACTGTCCACTCACGACACCAAGCGGGCCGAGGACGTCCGGGCCCGGCTGGCTGTGCTGTCCGAAGTGGACTTCGAGACGCCGTATCGCCGCTGGTCCCAGCAGAAGCCGCTGCCGGAGGAGTCGCTGACCCGGCTGGGCTGGCAGACGCTCGTCGGGGCGTACCCGATCAGCGGCGACCGGCTGCGGGACTACCTGGCCAAGGCGGCCAAGGAGGCCAAGCTGGTCACCTCGTGGGTGGACTCGAATCCGGAGGCCGACAAGGCGATCGCGGCCTGGCCGGAGGACGTGTTCGGCGACGCCGCGCTGATGGCCGAGGTCACCGGGTTCGTCGAGCGGATCACGCCGGCGGGCTGGTCGAACTCGCTGGGGCAGAAGCTGCTGCAGCTGGCCGGACCGGGCGTGCCGGACGTGTACCAGGGCACCGAGCTGTGGGACTTCTCGCTGGTGGACCCGGACAACCGGCGGCCGGTGGACTTCGAGCAGCGGGCCGCCCTGCTGGCCCGGATCGACGACGGCTGGCTGCCCGAGATCGACGAGTCCGGCGCGGCCAAGCTGCTGGTCACGTCCCGCGTGCTGCGGCTGCGCCGGGAACGGCCCGAGCTGTTCACGGGCTACCGTCCGGTGCCGGCGCAGGGCCCGGCCGCCGACCACGCGCTGGCGTTCGCGCGGGGGGACCGACTTGTCGCAGTGTGCACGAGGTTGCCGATCGGCCTGGCGTCCGCCGGCGGTTGGCGGGATACCGTGTTGCCGCTGCCCGCCGGGGAGTGGACGGACGTGATCACCGGGCGACCGGTGTCGCATGCTCCCCTGCTGTCCGAGCTGTTGTCCCCGTATCCGGTTGCCTTGGTGGTGCGTTCGTGA
- a CDS encoding type III polyketide synthase, with protein MTAVTIAGMGRALPAAVSQQELWDGYFRQHVDSPGFGARIFANSGVVRRHAVLNPLVEDVSGWSTGQRMRRYAVEAVPLGSAAVSDALDQAGIAASEVGLFAVASCTGYVSPGVDVHVAAELGMPAELRRLVFGHMGCYAAIPALGAVADYVAAHARPAVLLNVELTSLHVQPAGISRDQIVAHALFSDAAVATVLAPGAGLEVVDLVALTDPGTPDHMTWDVTDLGFRMGLSPKVPDVLALHLRPAVEGLLRRNGVTEVAGWAVHPGGPRILETVEEELKLPADALDASRAVLAEHGNCSSATVLLVLQRLLPVRGHVVLLAFGPGLTLYALLLRHQ; from the coding sequence ATGACCGCCGTGACCATCGCCGGCATGGGCCGGGCGCTACCGGCCGCCGTGTCGCAGCAGGAGCTGTGGGACGGGTACTTCCGGCAGCACGTCGACTCGCCCGGCTTCGGCGCCCGCATCTTCGCCAACTCGGGGGTAGTGCGCCGCCATGCCGTGCTGAATCCGCTGGTCGAGGACGTGTCGGGGTGGTCGACCGGGCAGCGGATGCGCCGCTACGCCGTCGAGGCCGTGCCGCTGGGGTCCGCCGCCGTGTCGGACGCTCTGGATCAGGCAGGCATCGCCGCGTCGGAGGTCGGCCTGTTCGCCGTCGCCTCGTGCACCGGCTACGTCAGCCCGGGGGTGGACGTGCACGTGGCCGCCGAGCTCGGGATGCCCGCTGAGCTGCGGCGACTCGTGTTCGGGCACATGGGCTGCTACGCCGCGATTCCCGCCTTGGGCGCGGTGGCCGACTACGTCGCCGCCCATGCCCGCCCGGCCGTGCTGCTCAACGTGGAGCTCACCTCGCTGCACGTCCAGCCCGCCGGCATCTCGCGGGACCAGATCGTCGCCCACGCCCTGTTCAGTGACGCCGCCGTCGCCACCGTGCTCGCTCCCGGCGCCGGTTTGGAGGTCGTCGACCTCGTGGCCCTGACCGATCCCGGCACGCCCGACCACATGACCTGGGACGTCACCGACCTCGGGTTTCGGATGGGCCTGTCGCCCAAGGTGCCCGACGTCCTCGCCCTGCACCTCCGGCCCGCCGTCGAGGGGCTGCTCCGGCGCAACGGCGTCACCGAGGTCGCCGGGTGGGCGGTGCATCCCGGCGGGCCGCGGATCCTGGAGACCGTGGAGGAGGAGTTGAAGCTGCCCGCCGACGCCCTCGACGCCTCTCGCGCCGTGCTGGCCGAACACGGCAACTGCTCCTCGGCGACGGTGCTGCTCGTGCTGCAGCGGCTGCTGCCGGTTCGGGGACACGTCGTGCTGCTGGCCTTCGGTCCCGGGCTGACCCTCTACGCGCTGCTGCTGCGCCACCAGTAG
- a CDS encoding phosphotransferase family protein, translated as MTDLARTIAAAALGRDPGPLTATDSLSHDVYLGADVVVKIADGHTRLSREIALAPHLPAGITAPLLASGAHDAVRYACYTRVPGQPPDMNAVEAKTARALAEQAIQRLDRLHDWTPPAEALPTLRETLDHGGFTTQEALHEEIDRLSRHEVPRHLLDGLTAIAKDAPPRAKTTVPVHADCHWDNWLVDGDAVTALLDFEWARFGEPLDDWVFVIRFSGPHMVDVLDLVAEATALSKDVLRRECELREANFLAADLRIALETNPKMAAGNIRDLEEIIVGRYWWRSSSA; from the coding sequence ATGACCGACCTCGCCCGCACGATCGCGGCCGCCGCACTGGGCCGCGACCCCGGCCCCCTGACCGCGACCGACAGTCTGTCCCACGACGTCTACCTGGGCGCGGACGTCGTGGTGAAGATCGCCGACGGCCACACCCGCCTGAGCCGGGAGATCGCCCTCGCACCGCATCTGCCCGCCGGCATCACGGCCCCGCTGCTGGCCAGCGGCGCGCACGATGCCGTCCGCTACGCCTGCTACACCCGCGTGCCGGGCCAGCCTCCCGACATGAACGCCGTCGAAGCCAAGACCGCGCGGGCACTGGCCGAGCAGGCGATCCAGCGGCTCGACCGCCTGCACGACTGGACGCCGCCGGCCGAAGCCCTGCCGACGCTGCGGGAAACCCTCGACCACGGCGGCTTCACCACCCAAGAGGCGCTGCACGAAGAGATCGACCGCCTCAGCCGTCACGAAGTGCCGCGGCACCTGCTCGACGGTCTGACCGCGATAGCCAAGGACGCGCCGCCGCGGGCCAAGACCACGGTCCCCGTGCACGCCGACTGCCACTGGGACAACTGGCTCGTCGACGGTGACGCCGTGACGGCGCTGCTGGACTTCGAGTGGGCCCGCTTCGGCGAGCCGCTGGACGACTGGGTCTTCGTGATCCGCTTCAGCGGCCCGCACATGGTCGACGTCCTCGACCTCGTCGCCGAGGCCACGGCGCTGTCCAAGGACGTGCTCCGCCGGGAATGCGAGCTGCGGGAGGCCAACTTCCTCGCCGCCGACCTCCGCATCGCCCTTGAGACGAACCCGAAGATGGCCGCCGGCAACATCCGCGACCTGGAGGAGATCATCGTCGGCCGCTACTGGTGGCGCAGCAGCAGCGCGTAG
- a CDS encoding TIGR02452 family protein gives MSERLRTIARETVAICDRGWYETAAGRTGIHVNPASTTLHLPDEPLDLPEQRDELPHVEITNESTLQAARRTRGAALVFASARNPGGGFLNGAQAQEESIARCSALYPYLQAAQGFYAHHRADPDLTYSDRVIHSPDVPVFRDDQGALLTAPYSVSFLTAAAPNRGAVVRNQPERAHSIPAILHRRAVRVLQVAANHGHRRLVLGAWGCGVFGNDPATVSRAFRAAIDENRYFEHIVFAVLGAPNLAAFTESFR, from the coding sequence ATGAGCGAAAGACTTCGAACGATCGCCCGCGAGACCGTCGCGATCTGCGATCGGGGCTGGTACGAGACCGCGGCCGGCCGAACCGGGATCCACGTCAACCCGGCGAGCACGACCCTCCACCTGCCGGACGAACCCCTCGACCTGCCCGAGCAGCGGGACGAACTTCCCCACGTCGAGATCACGAACGAGTCGACGCTGCAGGCGGCACGCCGCACTCGAGGCGCGGCCCTGGTGTTCGCCTCGGCCCGGAACCCGGGCGGCGGCTTCCTGAACGGAGCGCAGGCGCAGGAGGAAAGCATCGCCCGCTGCTCGGCGCTGTATCCGTATCTGCAGGCGGCGCAAGGCTTCTACGCCCACCACCGGGCGGACCCGGACCTCACCTACAGCGACCGGGTCATCCACTCCCCCGACGTTCCGGTGTTCCGCGACGACCAGGGCGCGCTGCTGACCGCGCCGTACTCGGTCTCGTTCCTCACGGCCGCGGCGCCGAACCGAGGGGCCGTCGTACGCAACCAACCCGAACGCGCCCACAGCATCCCCGCGATCCTGCACCGCCGGGCGGTCCGCGTGCTGCAGGTCGCCGCCAACCACGGCCACCGGCGGCTCGTGCTGGGCGCCTGGGGCTGCGGCGTTTTCGGCAACGACCCCGCCACCGTTTCGCGGGCATTCCGGGCGGCGATCGACGAGAATCGGTACTTCGAGCACATCGTCTTCGCGGTCCTCGGGGCACCGAACCTGGCCGCCTTCACGGAAAGCTTCCGATGA